One Scytonema millei VB511283 DNA segment encodes these proteins:
- a CDS encoding hybrid sensor histidine kinase/response regulator, with product MNDSFHEQSYAYFLQEAPQLLQILEEELLNLKTEWSMNKVHTLMRATHTLKGSAACVGLDSIRQLAHSFEDIFRHLCRPEVTLDRETEALLFEAYDCLRTPLMAEITGSHSHDAEVFDRAAAVFSELQAKLGVNFAPEVEIPNSDELGFDVTKSIFEVGVAQRLAEIDRALAGGEVETIATTLQTQAEVFLGLAESLNLPGFEAIASAAIAALACYPDKAITITQIALADFQQGQASILAGDRDGGGSPSAQLLELVKGAGEKRAGEAEGAEGEKRAGGAGEAEGENTNYQLPITTPDEADSLLESIWTIAEPVDDGAAEPSETATAATNTNSDRAVSPPSSLAKRDAAMSDTVRVNVGHLERLNYSIGELLTNQNRQTLQDEKLQGGMQGLLELIQQQQQMLMELKQRLDLQGKDRSSKLAVLVQSLLANGAQLQATGDEIDLYARQSSQMLEKQSRLLNSVRDEFLTARVIPVSVVFDRLPPILRQLETLHDKSVALEFSGKEVLIDKAVAEKLYDPLLHLVRNAFDHGIEPKSRRSQLGKASTGRIAIRAFHQGSHLTIEIQDDGQGLNYDRIRQRAIEMGLVSPVDANSLSEVQLMDFIFEPGFSTAAQVNNLSGRGVGLDVVRAQLQSLQGAISVYSQPQRGTTFILQIPLSLTIAKLFLCQVGSTTYALLGSAIEQILLPQPEQLRPWRGGKVLRWGEANAEQLIPVLPLKGILPYFTPLTAPADSPTTLQGRIVLLRYQDQLIAIEIDHAIGEQELVIRPLDPMIVPPSYVYGGSILADGKLTLAIDSTALAKYVLERQVTQGMGQVRSDRDSGLLGSVTPMHSIPQLQSESSAVGAKILLVDDSLTWRQTLALTLQQAGYQVVQADNGREAMTQLRSHPDFGAIVCDLEMPQMNGLELLHYCRQSPSFAQIPFLILTANTDAENQKAAMELGATDYINKSRSHQELLAVVAQSIR from the coding sequence ATGAACGACTCGTTCCACGAACAAAGCTATGCTTACTTTCTCCAAGAAGCACCACAATTGCTACAAATTTTGGAGGAAGAACTACTGAATTTGAAAACCGAGTGGAGTATGAATAAGGTTCATACTTTAATGCGGGCAACTCACACGCTTAAAGGTTCGGCGGCTTGTGTTGGTTTGGACAGTATCAGGCAGCTTGCACACTCTTTTGAAGACATTTTTCGCCACCTGTGCCGACCGGAAGTCACGCTCGATCGCGAAACGGAAGCCTTACTATTTGAAGCTTATGACTGCCTGCGTACCCCTTTGATGGCAGAAATTACTGGCAGCCACAGTCATGATGCCGAAGTCTTCGATCGCGCTGCCGCAGTTTTTAGCGAATTGCAAGCAAAACTAGGAGTTAATTTCGCGCCAGAAGTTGAAATTCCTAACTCAGATGAATTGGGGTTTGATGTCACTAAATCTATTTTTGAAGTTGGGGTAGCTCAACGCTTGGCAGAGATCGATCGCGCTTTAGCTGGTGGGGAAGTGGAAACAATTGCCACCACGTTACAAACTCAAGCTGAAGTTTTTTTAGGTTTAGCAGAGTCTTTAAATTTACCAGGATTTGAGGCGATCGCGAGTGCGGCGATCGCAGCTTTGGCTTGCTATCCCGACAAAGCGATAACTATTACCCAAATAGCCTTAGCAGACTTTCAACAAGGGCAAGCATCCATCCTAGCAGGCGATCGCGACGGAGGTGGGAGTCCTTCGGCGCAGTTGTTGGAATTAGTAAAGGGAGCAGGGGAAAAGAGAGCTGGGGAAGCTGAGGGAGCTGAGGGAGAGAAGAGAGCTGGGGGAGCTGGGGAAGCTGAGGGAGAAAATACCAATTACCAATTACCAATCACCACCCCCGACGAAGCAGATTCTTTACTAGAGTCAATCTGGACGATCGCCGAACCTGTAGACGATGGGGCAGCAGAGCCATCAGAGACAGCCACCGCAGCAACCAATACTAACTCCGATCGAGCGGTGTCGCCGCCTTCATCCTTAGCGAAAAGAGATGCAGCTATGTCGGATACAGTCAGAGTTAATGTCGGGCATTTAGAGCGGCTGAACTATTCTATTGGCGAATTGCTGACTAATCAAAACCGCCAAACTTTACAGGATGAAAAACTACAAGGCGGGATGCAAGGGTTACTTGAATTAATTCAACAGCAACAGCAAATGTTGATGGAACTCAAGCAGCGCTTGGACTTACAGGGAAAAGACCGTTCTAGTAAACTTGCCGTGTTGGTGCAATCTTTATTAGCAAATGGAGCGCAACTGCAAGCAACTGGGGATGAAATCGATCTCTATGCTCGCCAGTCTAGCCAGATGTTGGAGAAACAAAGCCGCTTGTTAAATAGCGTGCGAGATGAGTTTTTGACGGCGAGAGTTATTCCCGTCAGCGTTGTTTTCGATCGCCTGCCTCCAATTTTGAGGCAACTAGAAACTCTACACGATAAGTCTGTAGCGTTGGAGTTCAGCGGTAAAGAGGTATTGATAGACAAAGCCGTGGCTGAAAAACTTTACGACCCCCTTTTGCATTTGGTGCGCAATGCCTTCGATCATGGGATTGAGCCTAAGTCTAGGCGATCGCAATTGGGGAAAGCGTCAACGGGTCGAATTGCCATTCGTGCTTTTCATCAAGGCAGTCACCTAACAATTGAAATCCAAGATGACGGACAAGGGCTTAATTACGATCGCATTCGCCAACGAGCGATTGAAATGGGTTTAGTTTCACCAGTAGACGCTAACAGTCTCAGCGAAGTTCAGCTGATGGATTTTATTTTTGAACCAGGCTTTTCGACTGCGGCTCAGGTGAATAATCTTTCAGGACGAGGCGTAGGACTAGACGTGGTGCGCGCTCAGTTACAATCCCTCCAAGGGGCGATCTCAGTTTATTCTCAACCCCAACGCGGTACGACTTTCATTCTCCAAATTCCTTTAAGTTTGACAATTGCGAAATTATTTCTCTGTCAAGTTGGTTCTACTACCTATGCTTTACTCGGTAGCGCGATCGAACAGATCTTACTCCCTCAACCAGAACAATTGCGTCCTTGGCGGGGAGGTAAGGTTTTGCGATGGGGTGAAGCAAATGCAGAACAGTTAATTCCTGTTTTACCCCTGAAAGGAATTTTGCCCTATTTTACGCCGCTAACGGCTCCCGCCGATAGTCCTACCACTCTACAAGGACGCATTGTATTGCTACGCTACCAAGACCAACTTATAGCAATAGAAATAGACCACGCGATCGGCGAACAAGAATTGGTGATTCGACCGCTAGACCCGATGATCGTTCCGCCTAGCTATGTTTATGGTGGGAGTATTTTGGCTGATGGCAAACTTACCCTCGCGATTGACAGTACTGCTTTAGCAAAGTATGTATTAGAGCGACAAGTCACTCAGGGCATGGGGCAGGTGAGGAGCGATCGGGATAGCGGTTTACTTGGTAGCGTTACGCCTATGCATTCAATCCCGCAGCTACAATCAGAATCATCTGCTGTGGGAGCCAAAATCTTGTTAGTCGATGATTCTCTGACTTGGCGACAAACTCTAGCGCTGACGTTACAACAGGCTGGATATCAAGTGGTACAAGCAGATAACGGTCGCGAGGCAATGACACAACTGCGATCGCATCCCGATTTTGGGGCGATCGTCTGCGATTTAGAAATGCCGCAAATGAATGGTTTGGAATTACTCCATTACTGTCGCCAGTCCCCCAGTTTCGCCCAAATTCCCTTTCTCATACTGACTGCTAACACCGACGCTGAAAATCAAAAAGCAGCAATGGAATTAGGGGCAACTGACTATATCAATAAATCGCGATCGCACCAGGAACTTTTGGCAGTTGTGGCTCAGTCGATTCGATGA
- a CDS encoding aspartyl protease family protein produces MRNAQRFNFVQGFDAFGVPDALPQLPLSLMYRDSSVEGSALLDTGASVNVLPHNIGVQLGAVWEEQTTSVILAGNLASTEARGLLVSAQIGGFDPVRLVFAWSLSDNVPLLLGRMNFFLEFDVCFYRSQLAFEIRPKA; encoded by the coding sequence ATGCGTAACGCTCAAAGATTCAACTTCGTACAAGGATTTGATGCGTTTGGCGTTCCCGATGCGCTGCCTCAATTACCGCTATCCCTCATGTATCGGGATTCATCCGTAGAGGGTTCAGCTTTATTAGATACAGGTGCGAGTGTCAATGTCTTACCACATAACATCGGGGTTCAGCTTGGTGCAGTCTGGGAAGAACAAACAACTTCTGTAATTTTGGCAGGCAATTTAGCTTCGACAGAGGCACGGGGACTATTAGTTTCCGCTCAGATAGGTGGTTTCGATCCTGTACGATTAGTATTTGCATGGAGTTTGTCTGATAACGTGCCTTTACTATTGGGGCGGATGAATTTTTTCCTAGAATTTGATGTTTGCTTCTACCGTTCCCAACTAGCATTTGAGATACGTCCCAAAGCATGA
- a CDS encoding MFS transporter — protein sequence MSALSNTQPLAAATELTTHQPPIISKPVLRTSLKASTIDGVFAAIFSSVTSGVLLTNFLLQLGANPLEVGMLSSIPMLTSLLQPLGAFLAERSSSRHFFCWWTFIPARLLWLIPIAGICWIGWFNANSHQLVRLTLATIFASNILAGLGTSSWLSWMAALVPHRLRGRYFGFRNSAASLTTLIAVPLAGLTISILPGDTIQGYGIVLGLGIIAGIISLACQNFMVDINPQLPPPSLLSPSQSHSLAVAEVIQPPPIFSLFRDLNFVKFLLYFGLWAFAVNLIVPFYNLYLLDNLKLDLNWVSLYTSLHAGTNLVMLLIWGKLADRLGNRPLLLIIGILVGVLPLFWLGTGNNLLSLWLWLPLIHLVKGSLWAAIDLCSNNIQMELAPKSHPSSYFAIAAATAGVFGALGTTVGSQLTTLDAIGGLPGVFIISTIVRLLALFPLIFVREPRSQSLTQVLRLHLRKPQLVTEEPATSATNSAQ from the coding sequence TTGTCAGCTCTTAGCAATACGCAACCTCTAGCGGCTGCAACAGAATTAACCACCCACCAGCCGCCGATAATTTCCAAACCCGTCCTTCGGACTAGCCTCAAGGCTTCTACTATTGATGGTGTCTTTGCTGCTATCTTTTCTAGCGTTACCAGTGGTGTTTTACTAACTAACTTTTTGCTTCAGTTGGGGGCAAATCCTTTAGAAGTTGGGATGCTCTCTTCGATTCCAATGCTGACGAGTTTACTACAACCATTAGGAGCATTCTTAGCCGAACGAAGTAGCAGCCGTCACTTTTTTTGTTGGTGGACTTTTATCCCCGCACGACTATTATGGTTAATTCCCATCGCAGGTATTTGTTGGATTGGTTGGTTTAATGCTAACTCTCACCAATTAGTCAGGTTGACTTTGGCAACTATTTTCGCTAGCAATATTCTTGCAGGCTTAGGTACTTCCTCTTGGCTGAGTTGGATGGCGGCTTTAGTCCCCCATCGCTTGCGGGGTCGATATTTTGGTTTTCGCAATAGTGCGGCAAGTTTGACGACTTTAATCGCCGTACCTCTAGCAGGATTGACAATTTCGATTCTGCCTGGTGATACGATTCAGGGATACGGTATCGTCTTGGGATTGGGCATTATTGCAGGAATCATCAGTTTGGCGTGTCAAAATTTCATGGTCGATATCAATCCCCAATTGCCACCACCGTCGCTATTATCGCCATCACAATCGCATTCTCTAGCAGTAGCAGAAGTCATACAACCGCCGCCAATTTTTAGCTTGTTCCGAGATTTAAATTTCGTCAAATTTCTACTGTACTTCGGTTTGTGGGCATTTGCGGTTAACTTAATCGTGCCGTTTTATAACCTTTACTTGCTAGACAATTTAAAACTAGACCTCAATTGGGTGTCTTTATATACGAGTCTCCATGCAGGCACGAACTTGGTGATGCTGCTTATTTGGGGTAAGCTAGCCGATCGCCTGGGGAATCGTCCCTTATTGTTGATAATAGGGATTTTAGTGGGAGTTTTACCTTTATTCTGGCTGGGAACGGGAAATAACTTATTATCACTGTGGCTGTGGTTGCCACTCATTCACCTAGTTAAAGGTTCGCTGTGGGCAGCTATTGACTTGTGTAGTAACAATATCCAAATGGAATTAGCACCCAAGTCTCATCCTTCCAGTTATTTTGCGATCGCTGCTGCCACTGCTGGGGTATTTGGTGCTTTGGGGACAACGGTAGGCAGCCAACTCACAACTTTAGATGCGATCGGTGGTCTCCCTGGAGTGTTTATTATTTCTACTATTGTGCGTTTACTTGCTTTATTTCCCTTGATTTTCGTCCGCGAACCGCGCAGCCAGTCCCTCACCCAAGTTTTACGCCTTCACCTACGGAAACCGCAATTAGTAACAGAGGAGCCTGCAACAAGCGCGACTAATTCTGCACAATAG
- the moaA gene encoding GTP 3',8-cyclase MoaA yields MNKVDYLRISLIDRCNFRCQYCMPEGAELDYILRQQLLTAEELLTLIREVFIPVGFTRFRLTGGEPLLHPQVVEIVRAIATLPQTQDLAMTTNAFLLANKAQNLYDAGLRRINISLDSLDPEVFDRIVGSRGRSRWQQVWDGIQAAHRVGFDPLKLNVVVIPGVNDCEVLDLAALTLTRYWHVRFIEFMPIGNSQMFGDRGWVASAELRQRIREAYGLVESQVRGNGPADVFQIPGAKGTLGFISQMSECFCDRCNRMRLSADGWLRPCLLNEMGQIDLKSALRAGVPTDEIRDRVTQLLALKSDINYKQRESGTSTGIYARTMSQIGG; encoded by the coding sequence ATGAATAAAGTAGATTACCTCCGAATTAGCTTAATCGACCGCTGTAATTTTCGGTGTCAGTATTGTATGCCCGAAGGTGCAGAGCTGGATTATATTTTGCGACAACAGCTATTAACGGCTGAGGAATTGCTAACTTTAATTCGCGAGGTATTCATTCCAGTAGGGTTTACGCGATTTCGATTGACTGGTGGCGAACCGTTACTGCATCCGCAGGTTGTAGAAATTGTCCGAGCGATCGCAACTCTACCTCAAACTCAAGACCTGGCGATGACAACAAACGCATTTTTGTTGGCAAACAAGGCGCAAAATCTCTACGATGCAGGATTAAGACGGATCAACATCAGCCTCGACTCCCTCGATCCTGAAGTGTTCGATCGCATTGTAGGCAGTCGCGGACGTTCTCGCTGGCAGCAAGTTTGGGATGGGATTCAAGCCGCGCATCGGGTGGGTTTCGATCCCTTGAAATTGAATGTCGTCGTGATTCCTGGGGTAAATGATTGCGAAGTCTTAGATTTAGCCGCCCTTACCCTAACTCGTTACTGGCACGTCCGGTTTATTGAATTTATGCCCATTGGTAACTCGCAAATGTTTGGCGATCGCGGTTGGGTTGCTTCTGCTGAGTTACGCCAGCGCATCCGCGAGGCTTACGGCTTAGTCGAGTCGCAAGTGCGGGGTAATGGACCTGCGGATGTATTTCAAATTCCTGGGGCAAAAGGTACGCTGGGATTTATCAGTCAAATGTCAGAATGTTTTTGCGATCGCTGCAATCGGATGCGTCTGTCTGCCGATGGCTGGCTGCGTCCCTGTCTGCTCAACGAAATGGGACAAATTGACCTTAAATCTGCCCTGCGCGCTGGTGTTCCTACTGACGAAATTCGCGATCGAGTTACCCAACTACTTGCCCTGAAATCGGATATTAACTACAAACAAAGAGAATCTGGAACATCTACCGGAATTTATGCTCGTACCATGTCGCAAATTGGTGGGTAG
- the rpsD gene encoding 30S ribosomal protein S4, with protein MSRYRGPRLRVVRRLGDLPGLTRKNARRSYPPGQHGQARKKRSEYAIRLEEKQKLRFNYGLTEKQLLRYVRRARRVTGSTGQVLLQLLEMRLDNTVFRMGMAPTIPAARQLVNHGHVTVNGREVNIASYQCRPGEVIGIKNKAQSRQLVENNLQYPGLANLPSHLEFDKNKLEGKVNSVIEREWVALQVNELLVVEYYSRQA; from the coding sequence ATGTCCCGCTATCGAGGACCAAGACTAAGAGTTGTTCGTCGCCTGGGCGATCTGCCAGGTTTGACTCGGAAAAATGCCAGACGCTCCTACCCACCTGGACAACACGGACAGGCTCGCAAGAAGCGTTCTGAGTATGCTATCCGTTTGGAAGAAAAGCAAAAGCTCCGCTTTAACTACGGCTTGACTGAAAAGCAGTTACTGCGCTACGTGCGGCGGGCAAGAAGAGTAACTGGCTCTACCGGACAAGTGCTATTGCAACTGTTGGAAATGCGTTTGGATAATACCGTTTTTCGTATGGGTATGGCTCCCACCATCCCAGCAGCGCGGCAGCTAGTCAATCACGGTCACGTTACGGTAAACGGTCGCGAAGTTAATATCGCTAGCTATCAGTGTCGTCCAGGGGAGGTCATTGGTATCAAAAATAAAGCGCAATCGCGGCAGTTAGTAGAAAATAATCTCCAGTATCCTGGTTTAGCAAACCTACCCAGTCACCTTGAATTTGATAAGAATAAGCTGGAAGGTAAAGTGAACAGCGTTATTGAGCGCGAATGGGTTGCTCTGCAAGTGAACGAACTGTTGGTAGTTGAATACTACTCCAGACAGGCTTAA
- a CDS encoding Cof-type HAD-IIB family hydrolase, with protein MNQEIKLLVLDIDGTIAGKSNQINTKVKKAIQAVRAKGIQVAVATGRMYRSALRFHHEIGSTLPLLAYQGAWIQDPATQKMHRHWTVAKQTAIQLLDYFEQPELRSLLSVHFYINDRLYVRELTSETRLYSERSGIEAIAVGDLRQALTTEPTKVLALCDDTEIIDRLLSSLRQQYTPAELYLTKSVATFFEATNPSINKGVGVRYLAEELLGIAAANVMAIGDNFNDVEMLEYAGIGVAMGNAPADVQAIAQWVAPSVEQNGVAVAIEKFLL; from the coding sequence ATGAACCAAGAAATTAAATTACTCGTCCTCGATATTGATGGGACGATCGCGGGTAAGTCAAATCAAATTAATACCAAAGTTAAAAAAGCGATTCAAGCGGTGCGGGCAAAAGGCATACAAGTGGCTGTAGCAACAGGACGAATGTATCGTTCTGCTTTGCGTTTCCATCATGAGATAGGTTCGACTTTGCCCTTACTTGCCTATCAAGGTGCTTGGATTCAAGATCCAGCTACCCAGAAAATGCACCGTCATTGGACTGTTGCCAAGCAAACAGCAATTCAACTGTTAGATTACTTCGAGCAACCTGAATTGCGATCGCTGCTTTCGGTTCATTTCTATATCAACGATCGCCTCTACGTGCGCGAACTGACTTCTGAAACCCGACTTTACTCCGAACGCTCTGGGATTGAGGCGATCGCGGTGGGAGATTTACGCCAAGCTTTAACCACAGAACCAACGAAAGTATTGGCTCTGTGCGACGACACCGAAATCATCGATCGCTTACTCAGCAGCCTGCGTCAGCAATATACCCCCGCTGAACTATACCTGACTAAATCCGTTGCTACCTTCTTTGAAGCAACTAACCCTTCAATCAATAAAGGTGTAGGCGTGCGTTACTTAGCTGAAGAACTCCTGGGGATCGCTGCTGCTAACGTGATGGCGATTGGTGATAACTTTAACGATGTAGAGATGTTAGAGTATGCAGGGATCGGTGTAGCAATGGGTAACGCTCCAGCTGACGTACAGGCGATCGCTCAGTGGGTAGCGCCTAGCGTCGAGCAAAACGGAGTTGCAGTTGCAATTGAAAAATTCTTACTTTAA
- a CDS encoding DALR anticodon-binding domain-containing protein, with translation MDRQSPPAAELTPTRALLQCIQAALSLYILDTPSLTDRKSYIPLQLSKQRPGVYRCAVAFKLSQLVNSPTIEVAQSISQLIAQQNHQQNLIFQVVPPGWIDLELTQPSLAAWLQHWIETLPSLGSREQGAGSRGEKRAEVAVGRRHPKGGFSENSPSRRMGAEGAKNNYQLPTTNYQLPTTNSLFPIQYAHARCCSLLHMAHREKIITITSRNSDINSSCLQVISPQPIPWLSDAKICLQHPSELNLLLESIAVLDDLYCPNPTRKSLNWLKIALNLSQAFQTFYSQCRIWGEVKNQNLNLAQGRLGLVAIAQSLFRILLVEVLNSCAPLEL, from the coding sequence GTGGATCGTCAGTCACCTCCAGCAGCCGAGTTAACACCTACGCGAGCGCTGTTACAGTGCATACAAGCAGCACTAAGTTTGTATATATTAGACACTCCGTCCTTAACAGATCGCAAAAGTTATATTCCTTTACAGTTATCTAAGCAGCGTCCCGGTGTTTACAGGTGCGCGGTCGCGTTCAAATTAAGTCAACTTGTCAACTCCCCAACTATAGAAGTTGCCCAATCTATATCGCAGCTAATTGCCCAACAAAACCATCAACAAAACTTGATTTTTCAAGTCGTTCCCCCAGGGTGGATCGACTTAGAATTAACTCAACCCAGTCTGGCTGCTTGGTTGCAACACTGGATTGAGACACTACCCAGTTTAGGGAGTAGGGAGCAGGGAGCAGGGAGCAGGGGGGAGAAGAGAGCTGAGGTAGCTGTAGGGCGTAGACACCCGAAGGGTGGCTTCTCGGAGAATAGCCCTTCTCGAAGAATGGGAGCTGAGGGAGCAAAAAACAACTACCAACTACCAACTACCAACTACCAACTACCAACTACCAATTCCCTATTTCCCATTCAGTACGCTCATGCTCGATGTTGTTCTCTATTACACATGGCTCATCGGGAGAAAATAATTACAATTACGTCAAGAAACTCTGACATTAATTCTTCATGCCTACAGGTTATATCACCTCAACCTATTCCTTGGTTGAGTGACGCAAAAATTTGTTTGCAACACCCATCCGAGTTAAATCTACTCCTCGAATCGATCGCAGTATTAGACGATCTTTATTGCCCCAATCCTACTCGCAAGTCTTTAAATTGGTTAAAAATAGCTCTGAATCTGAGTCAAGCTTTTCAAACTTTTTATAGTCAATGTCGCATTTGGGGAGAGGTCAAAAATCAAAATCTCAACTTAGCACAAGGGCGACTTGGCTTAGTGGCGATCGCTCAATCTCTATTTAGAATACTCTTAGTAGAAGTATTAAATAGTTGCGCACCCTTAGAACTTTGA
- a CDS encoding Crp/Fnr family transcriptional regulator yields the protein MHSPSASPESQRPFLTWQRILDWAQEHYRVRSFSKDERIPARPGLLYLVQRGAVRLVGTAQVSATSQLSSRRINRTPEEAFLGFVGAGQPFEIVAQSPFTLQAYAHVEPTLVVWMYWHDLDNWPHFRREVLDAFRYQHQRKLLWLSALGQRRTIDRLLGFLTLLVEEYGQPATSEEDPDLLRGYSLPFTLTHAQIGSAIGSTRVTVTRLMGKLRQRGLLIAQEDNLICLPADSINRAS from the coding sequence ATGCATTCCCCATCCGCTTCTCCAGAGTCGCAAAGACCATTTTTAACCTGGCAACGGATTCTTGACTGGGCGCAGGAACACTATCGCGTTCGCTCTTTCAGTAAAGACGAACGCATTCCGGCTCGACCTGGACTGCTCTATCTCGTTCAAAGAGGTGCTGTGCGACTTGTAGGTACAGCTCAAGTTAGCGCAACTAGTCAGCTATCATCTCGGCGCATCAACAGAACACCTGAAGAAGCTTTTTTAGGCTTTGTTGGCGCTGGACAGCCGTTTGAAATTGTTGCCCAATCTCCGTTTACGCTTCAAGCTTATGCCCATGTAGAACCTACTTTAGTAGTATGGATGTACTGGCATGACTTGGATAACTGGCCCCACTTTCGGCGGGAAGTTCTCGATGCATTTCGCTACCAACATCAGCGCAAGTTACTGTGGCTGAGTGCTTTAGGACAGCGACGGACGATCGATCGTCTCTTGGGATTCTTAACCCTGCTGGTAGAAGAATATGGGCAACCAGCGACAAGTGAAGAAGATCCCGATCTTCTGCGCGGATACTCTCTACCGTTTACACTGACGCACGCCCAAATTGGTAGTGCGATCGGTTCGACGCGAGTAACCGTGACTCGTTTGATGGGTAAGCTACGCCAACGCGGTTTACTCATCGCTCAAGAAGATAATCTCATCTGTTTGCCAGCCGATTCGATCAATCGAGCGAGTTAG
- a CDS encoding PstS family phosphate ABC transporter substrate-binding protein: MSSQKNETAVLVLTLLIIAGGLAGGFWWLTKNSSTSVELSDPQPRSTSTPNTSDITSDPESSGSSFSGVSGIPKGLFSYGGSTSWAAIRQAIDPQIRAAYPEFQLRFVEPTNASPGTSIGIRMLIEGRLTFAQSSRPLQDREVSRAQQRGFNLKEIPVAIDGLAIAVHPSLNIPGLTLAQLKAIYTGKANNWKQLGGPNLPIQPYSRPMSEGGTVELFIQDVLAGQALAANVELVGTTTQALQKLASNRGGIYYASAPEIVPQCRIRPLPLGRQPGQFTPPYQEPLATANNCPQRRNQLNTDAFQTGQYPLTRNLYVVVKQDDDLAQQAGEAYAKLLLTQQGQSAIANAGFVRMR; encoded by the coding sequence ATGTCGTCGCAAAAAAATGAAACAGCTGTTCTCGTTCTGACTCTGTTGATAATAGCTGGGGGTTTAGCTGGCGGTTTTTGGTGGCTGACGAAAAATTCTAGCACTAGTGTCGAACTCAGCGATCCTCAGCCAAGATCTACTTCCACCCCCAACACATCCGATATAACTTCAGATCCAGAATCGAGTGGCTCAAGTTTTAGCGGTGTTTCAGGCATTCCTAAAGGGTTATTCAGCTATGGTGGTAGTACTTCTTGGGCAGCAATTCGACAAGCGATCGATCCGCAAATTAGAGCAGCTTATCCAGAATTTCAGTTACGGTTTGTAGAACCGACAAATGCTTCCCCAGGAACCAGTATTGGTATTCGGATGCTGATTGAAGGTAGGCTTACCTTTGCTCAGTCGTCTCGACCCTTACAAGATCGAGAGGTGTCTCGCGCTCAGCAAAGAGGATTTAATTTAAAAGAAATTCCGGTAGCAATTGATGGTTTAGCGATCGCAGTTCACCCCAGCCTAAATATACCAGGACTAACCTTGGCACAACTGAAAGCAATTTACACTGGGAAGGCAAATAACTGGAAACAACTCGGTGGTCCTAACCTGCCGATTCAACCTTATTCCCGTCCGATGAGCGAGGGTGGTACGGTCGAGCTTTTCATACAGGATGTTCTAGCAGGTCAAGCATTAGCTGCCAATGTCGAATTGGTTGGTACGACAACTCAAGCTTTACAAAAGCTAGCTAGTAACCGTGGCGGAATTTACTACGCCTCGGCTCCAGAAATCGTACCTCAGTGTAGGATTAGACCCTTACCGCTAGGTCGTCAGCCAGGGCAATTTACTCCTCCCTACCAAGAACCTTTGGCAACGGCAAATAACTGTCCTCAGCGGCGCAATCAGCTCAACACAGATGCTTTTCAAACCGGACAATACCCTCTGACACGCAACTTGTACGTTGTCGTCAAGCAGGATGACGATTTAGCACAGCAAGCAGGAGAAGCTTATGCTAAGTTACTGCTGACGCAGCAAGGACAGTCGGCGATCGCCAATGCTGGATTTGTGCGAATGCGATAA
- a CDS encoding HPP family protein, giving the protein MKDISKTAAKPNTNSSSMTKLTKAMSTFELTSKQQQFQQYQQQLEQQQQQLIIQQQQLEQLTAELAALKKNRPQSTWNFQFKSARFKNFLAKIHGSSKYQPRFPLKQIVFSYMGSFIGIAALAYISVSTHYPLIAAPFGAAAVLLFAAPDSPLAQPRNCIVGNFLGGLVSLIMVHLFGSEPWVMALAVATAIKVMQLTKTLHPPGGAVALVGVMSRAEWSFLFTPVLAGSIVLVFCTFVFNNLMPGRTYPKHWL; this is encoded by the coding sequence ATGAAAGACATTAGTAAAACTGCGGCAAAACCAAATACAAATTCTAGCTCTATGACAAAACTTACCAAAGCTATGTCTACCTTTGAATTGACTAGCAAACAACAACAATTTCAGCAGTATCAACAGCAACTAGAACAACAGCAACAGCAATTAATCATTCAGCAGCAACAACTAGAGCAACTCACAGCCGAACTAGCTGCTTTGAAAAAAAATCGTCCCCAGTCTACATGGAACTTTCAATTTAAATCGGCTCGATTCAAAAACTTCTTAGCTAAAATTCACGGCAGCTCTAAATATCAACCCCGCTTTCCTTTAAAACAAATTGTTTTTTCTTACATGGGTAGCTTTATTGGCATTGCCGCGCTAGCTTACATCAGCGTTAGTACGCATTATCCTCTAATCGCAGCTCCATTTGGAGCGGCTGCTGTTTTATTATTTGCTGCACCCGATAGTCCTCTAGCGCAGCCACGCAACTGTATTGTAGGCAATTTTCTCGGCGGATTAGTCAGCTTAATTATGGTACATTTATTCGGCTCAGAGCCTTGGGTAATGGCTTTAGCTGTGGCTACAGCCATCAAAGTCATGCAACTGACAAAAACTCTACATCCACCAGGAGGAGCAGTTGCTTTAGTAGGAGTGATGAGCCGTGCTGAATGGAGTTTTCTGTTTACACCAGTACTGGCAGGTTCAATTGTTTTAGTCTTTTGTACTTTCGTCTTTAACAATCTCATGCCAGGTAGGACTTATCCAAAACACTGGCTGTAA